One Oreochromis niloticus isolate F11D_XX unplaced genomic scaffold, O_niloticus_UMD_NMBU tig00007819_pilon, whole genome shotgun sequence DNA segment encodes these proteins:
- the LOC106097455 gene encoding uncharacterized protein LOC106097455, whose product MQRSRKGGGLKLHVSPITRIQLTFNDGMSRGLITAGYQKINKNLNAGTSGDYIYLWYYRGKSEYDVPIVNLHVSIGAREEAQMFAFGWERLACDLNRKARGKWIYLWVKRERPTYICDITANADYDGDADYFQNGYIRVDEDTNRGAGGSFVFIWYRQTTNSQRAITDLQISTDDIDEMLFQYMGFTRVTTDLSKGAGGSYVYLWYKKDSGLPIWAVSVIVNTAAVEQYRYPRVFIRQRHLNSGNKGNTLYLTFSSF is encoded by the exons ATGCAGAGAAGCAGGAAAGGAGGAGGGCTGAAACTGCACGTC TCACCAATCACCAGGATTCAGCTTACATTCAATGATGGCATGAGCAGGGGTCTGATCACTGCAGGTTACCAGAAGATTAACAAGAACCTCAATGCCGGAACAAGCGGAGACTACATCTACCTGTGGTACTACAGAGGTAAGTCAGAGTACGATGTTCCCATTGTGAACCTTCATGTCTCTATAGGAGCAAGAGAGGAAGCCCAGATGTTTGCATTTGGATGGGAGAGACTGGCCTGTGATCTGAACCGGAAAGCTAGAGGAAAATGGATCTACctgtgggtgaagagggagagaCCAACCTACATCTGTGACATCACTGCCAATGCTGACTATGATGGAGATGCTGACTACTTCCAGAACGGCTACATCAGAGTGGATGAAGATACCAACAGAGGCGCAGGAGGATCCTTTGTCTTCATCTGGTACCGTCAGACCACTAACTCTCAAAGAGCCATCACAGATCTGCAGATCTCCACTGATGATATAGACGAGATGTTGTTTCAGTATATGGGCTTTACAAGGGTAACTACTGATCTAAGCAAGGGGGCAGGAGGAAGTTACGTGTACCTGTGGTACAAGAAAGACTCCGGTCTTCCCATTTGGGCGGTTTCTGTGATCGTCAACACAGCAGCTGTGGAGCAGTACAGATATCCCAGGGTCTTCATTAGACAAAGACACCTCAACAGTGGGAACAAAGGTAATACGCTGTACCTGACCTTCAGTTCGTTTTAG